The following coding sequences lie in one Xanthomonas hortorum pv. pelargonii genomic window:
- a CDS encoding CheR family methyltransferase gives MTTTSTSASDTREFDFGDRDFKRVCDLIYQRVGIALAPAKRDMVYGRLSRRLRVLGLRSFRDYIDQLEAGNDEEEWQAFTNALTTNLTSFFREPHHFDKLREELQKRASQAPLKIWSCAASTGEEPYSIAITACEAFGTLTPPVSIVATDVDTQVLETASRGVYAIDRVASLDASIKRKYFQRGSGPNEGKCRVIPALRQLIEYKQLNLLAPRYDVGGPYAALFCRNVMIYFDKPTQRGILSRLVSHMGDDGLLYTGHSENYLHAADLIQPCGRTLYRRAPRAGAAT, from the coding sequence ATGACGACCACCTCGACCTCCGCTTCAGACACACGCGAATTTGATTTTGGCGACCGCGATTTCAAACGCGTTTGCGATCTGATCTATCAGCGTGTCGGCATTGCCCTGGCTCCGGCCAAGCGCGACATGGTGTATGGCCGGCTGTCGCGTCGTCTGCGCGTGCTCGGTCTGCGCTCTTTCCGCGACTACATCGACCAGCTCGAAGCAGGTAACGACGAGGAAGAATGGCAGGCGTTCACCAACGCGCTGACCACCAACCTGACCTCGTTCTTCCGCGAGCCGCATCATTTCGACAAGCTGCGCGAAGAACTGCAAAAGCGTGCCTCGCAGGCACCGCTGAAGATCTGGTCGTGTGCGGCCTCCACCGGCGAGGAACCCTACTCCATCGCCATCACCGCCTGCGAAGCCTTCGGCACGCTGACCCCGCCGGTGAGCATCGTGGCCACCGACGTCGACACCCAGGTGCTGGAAACCGCCTCGCGCGGCGTCTACGCCATCGACCGCGTCGCCTCGCTGGATGCATCGATCAAGCGCAAGTACTTCCAGCGCGGCAGCGGCCCCAACGAAGGCAAGTGCCGGGTCATTCCGGCGCTGCGCCAACTCATCGAATACAAGCAGTTGAATCTGCTGGCCCCGCGCTACGACGTCGGCGGCCCGTATGCGGCGCTGTTCTGCCGCAACGTGATGATCTATTTCGACAAGCCCACCCAGCGCGGCATCCTGTCGCGTCTGGTCAGCCACATGGGCGACGACGGCCTGCTCTATACCGGGCACTCGGAGAACTACCTGCACGCGGCCGACCTGATCCAGCCGTGCGGGCGCACGCTGTATCGGCGCGCTCCGCGCGCGGGAGCCGCTACATGA
- a CDS encoding methyl-accepting chemotaxis protein, translating into MQWINNLKLMPKLMLAFGIVLLILLVQGIIAYSGLASLNNVTSDLAGNTMSSVREAGDLRGMLGEYRNASYQSLVRASDAVKQEAKLRAKRLDGEIEATIKGYPRLIESPEQKKLFASFVADWKKASASYASVNEMLELNLPDDAVDTFVGETRTLHNKAKDSLAALIVEDNRLAQAAKSKAEKVHATSVTLSMVVLLLGIAGGLGLAFLFARSIVKSMRGAVSTATEIAGGKLDGQINVQGQDEVGELMRSMQRMQRDLKERIERDQKIADENLRIRTALDKSSTATFITDTDRIIIYANEAFMKLVAHYEGSIRLASSDFEASKIIGQHISYLGLPETTVRKAIAALERDGITSFEERYGEFVMMQTVTVIKNEQGESTGDVCEWRDRTIEVQVEEEVARIVRAAASGDMSGRVETEGKQGFFLQLAQQLNGLLDANAASLEQISSLLSALSRGDLTVRMHGEFSGVFAQMRDDANATAEQLADIVGRIKVSSTAINSAAGEIASGNQDLSHRTEQQAANLEETAASMEELTSTVKQNAESARQANQLAIGATGVASQGGEVVSQVVATMSGIEASSKKIADIISVIDGIAFQTNILALNAAVEAARAGEQGRGFAVVASEVRTLAQRSAGAAKEIKGLIDDSVHKVAEGSALVRKAGATMADIVASVQRVTDIMGEISAASQEQSTGIEQVNQTITQMDETTQQNAALVEEATAAARSMEEQAGHLAEAVSVFKLDEPAAPVARARPVAVASRPLAAKTAAKPAVRATAAPSRQAKPQAALADGNWQEF; encoded by the coding sequence ATGCAATGGATCAACAATCTGAAATTGATGCCCAAGCTGATGCTGGCATTCGGCATCGTGCTGCTGATCTTGCTGGTGCAGGGGATCATCGCTTATTCGGGTCTGGCCTCGCTCAACAACGTCACCAGTGACCTGGCCGGCAACACCATGTCCAGCGTGCGCGAAGCAGGCGACCTGCGCGGCATGCTCGGCGAATACCGTAATGCTTCTTATCAAAGTTTGGTGCGCGCAAGCGACGCGGTGAAGCAGGAAGCCAAGCTCCGCGCCAAGCGGCTCGATGGCGAAATCGAAGCGACGATCAAGGGCTATCCCCGCCTGATCGAAAGCCCGGAGCAGAAGAAGCTGTTTGCGAGCTTCGTAGCAGACTGGAAGAAGGCCTCGGCCTCCTACGCCAGCGTCAACGAAATGCTCGAACTCAATCTGCCCGACGATGCCGTCGACACCTTCGTCGGCGAAACCCGCACCCTGCACAACAAGGCCAAGGATTCGCTGGCCGCGTTGATCGTCGAAGACAACCGCCTGGCACAGGCGGCCAAGAGCAAGGCCGAGAAGGTCCACGCCACCTCGGTCACCTTGAGCATGGTGGTGTTGCTGCTCGGCATCGCCGGCGGCCTGGGCCTGGCGTTTCTGTTCGCCCGTTCCATCGTCAAGAGCATGCGCGGCGCCGTCTCGACTGCCACCGAAATCGCCGGCGGCAAACTCGATGGCCAGATCAACGTGCAGGGCCAGGACGAAGTGGGCGAACTGATGCGCTCCATGCAGCGCATGCAGCGCGATCTGAAGGAACGCATCGAACGCGACCAGAAGATTGCCGACGAAAACCTGCGCATTCGCACCGCGCTGGACAAGTCCTCCACCGCCACCTTCATCACCGATACCGATCGCATCATCATCTACGCCAACGAAGCGTTCATGAAGCTCGTCGCGCATTACGAAGGCAGCATCCGTCTGGCATCGTCGGATTTTGAAGCCAGCAAGATCATCGGTCAGCACATCAGTTATCTCGGCCTGCCCGAGACGACCGTGCGCAAGGCCATCGCCGCACTGGAACGCGACGGCATCACCAGCTTCGAAGAACGCTACGGCGAGTTCGTGATGATGCAGACCGTCACCGTCATCAAGAACGAGCAGGGCGAAAGCACCGGCGATGTCTGCGAATGGCGCGACCGCACCATCGAAGTCCAGGTCGAAGAAGAAGTCGCCCGTATCGTGCGTGCCGCTGCCAGCGGCGACATGAGCGGCCGGGTGGAAACCGAGGGCAAGCAGGGTTTCTTCCTGCAGCTGGCGCAGCAGCTCAACGGCCTGCTGGATGCCAACGCTGCCAGCCTGGAGCAGATTTCCTCGCTGCTGTCGGCGCTGTCGCGTGGCGATCTGACCGTGCGCATGCACGGCGAATTCAGCGGCGTGTTCGCGCAGATGCGTGACGATGCCAATGCCACCGCCGAGCAGCTGGCCGACATTGTCGGGCGCATCAAGGTCTCCTCCACCGCCATCAACTCGGCGGCTGGCGAGATCGCCTCGGGCAATCAGGATCTGTCGCATCGTACCGAGCAGCAGGCAGCGAATCTGGAAGAAACCGCCGCCTCCATGGAGGAGCTCACCTCCACCGTGAAGCAGAATGCCGAAAGCGCCCGTCAGGCCAACCAGCTTGCCATCGGCGCCACCGGTGTGGCCTCGCAAGGCGGTGAAGTGGTCTCGCAGGTGGTCGCCACCATGTCCGGTATCGAAGCCTCGTCCAAGAAGATCGCCGACATCATCTCCGTCATCGACGGCATCGCCTTCCAGACCAATATCCTCGCCTTGAACGCGGCGGTGGAAGCGGCACGTGCCGGCGAACAGGGCCGTGGCTTTGCCGTGGTCGCCTCGGAAGTGCGCACGCTGGCGCAGCGTTCGGCCGGTGCGGCCAAGGAGATCAAGGGACTGATCGACGACTCCGTGCACAAGGTCGCCGAAGGCTCGGCACTGGTGCGCAAGGCCGGTGCGACCATGGCCGACATCGTGGCCAGCGTGCAGCGCGTGACCGACATCATGGGCGAGATCTCTGCCGCTTCGCAGGAACAGTCCACCGGGATCGAACAGGTCAACCAGACCATCACCCAGATGGACGAAACCACCCAGCAGAACGCCGCACTGGTGGAAGAAGCCACTGCCGCCGCACGCTCGATGGAAGAGCAGGCCGGTCACCTGGCCGAAGCAGTCTCGGTGTTCAAGCTGGACGAGCCCGCCGCGCCGGTCGCGCGCGCGCGACCGGTTGCGGTTGCCTCACGTCCGCTCGCAGCCAAGACCGCTGCCAAACCGGCTGTGCGTGCAACGGCCGCGCCCTCGCGCCAGGCCAAGCCGCAGGCCGCCCTGGCCGACGGTAACTGGCAAGAGTTCTGA
- a CDS encoding chemotaxis protein CheW, producing the protein MNDKSTATGTGGEFLSFALGEEHYGVDILKVQEIRGYDSVTRLPDAPDYIKGVINLRGTIVPVIDLRLKLRLKEARYDAFTVMIVLNVEDRVVGIVVDSVSDVIPLNDDQIRPTPEFGAAVDTRFISGIGTQDDRMLILLDIETLLDSAELGQQQLAEEAA; encoded by the coding sequence ATGAACGATAAAAGCACTGCCACCGGCACCGGTGGTGAATTCCTCAGCTTCGCCCTGGGCGAAGAACACTACGGCGTGGACATCCTGAAAGTGCAGGAAATCCGCGGCTACGATTCGGTCACCCGTCTGCCCGACGCTCCCGATTACATCAAGGGTGTGATCAACCTGCGCGGCACCATCGTGCCGGTGATCGACCTGCGCCTGAAGCTGCGGCTGAAAGAAGCGCGCTACGACGCCTTCACCGTGATGATCGTGCTCAATGTCGAAGACCGTGTGGTCGGCATCGTGGTGGACAGCGTCTCCGACGTGATCCCGCTCAACGACGACCAGATCCGCCCGACGCCGGAATTCGGCGCCGCCGTCGACACCCGTTTCATCTCGGGCATCGGTACCCAGGACGATCGCATGCTGATCCTGCTGGATATCGAGACCTTGCTGGACAGCGCCGAACTCGGTCAGCAGCAATTGGCCGAAGAAGCCGCCTGA
- a CDS encoding flagellar brake protein: MSQGDTSELDHDADHLAEGDERYLLRNKRQIRGLLRQLLDQRAVVTMHVAGRDMAVPTAVLEVDEDDDCVILDGSHNEASNRAIEDAKYLLCYAQLERVNIRFRLETPDRLERDIHVAFRAALPDAMYHMQRRESYRLETPITDSPICTIRQDDAQGGTLNLQLRVIDISSGGLAVAITDGMPLLEPQRTYRNCTLQLPDTAPITLPLTVCSQYKQSLPNGSEGFRVGMQFSDLPRGADETIQRYIFRVDRQRNARKSGVF, translated from the coding sequence ATGTCCCAAGGCGATACCTCAGAGCTGGACCACGACGCCGACCACCTTGCCGAAGGCGACGAGCGCTATCTGCTGCGCAACAAACGGCAGATCCGTGGCTTGCTGCGCCAGCTGCTCGACCAACGCGCCGTGGTGACCATGCACGTGGCCGGCCGCGACATGGCCGTGCCCACCGCCGTGCTCGAAGTGGACGAAGACGACGACTGCGTGATTCTGGACGGCAGCCATAACGAAGCTTCCAACCGCGCCATCGAAGATGCCAAGTATCTGCTGTGCTACGCGCAACTGGAACGGGTCAATATCCGTTTCCGTCTGGAAACGCCCGACCGGCTGGAACGCGACATCCACGTCGCTTTCCGCGCTGCATTGCCCGACGCCATGTATCACATGCAGCGCCGCGAATCGTACCGGCTGGAAACGCCGATCACCGATTCGCCCATCTGCACCATTCGTCAGGACGACGCACAGGGCGGCACTCTCAACTTGCAGCTGCGCGTGATCGACATCAGCAGCGGCGGCCTGGCGGTAGCGATCACGGACGGCATGCCGCTGCTCGAACCGCAACGCACCTACCGCAATTGCACGCTGCAATTGCCCGACACCGCGCCGATCACGCTACCGCTCACCGTCTGCAGCCAATATAAGCAGTCCCTGCCCAACGGCAGCGAAGGCTTCCGTGTCGGCATGCAGTTCAGCGATCTGCCGCGTGGCGCCGACGAAACCATTCAACGCTATATTTTTCGCGTCGACCGCCAGCGCAACGCGCGCAAGAGCGGCGTGTTCTGA
- a CDS encoding methyl-accepting chemotaxis protein yields the protein MHSFNRLSVGTRLSALLTLVIAISLGLLALTIYRQSAGDIESQVKAELRSSTRLMQQSVAMYDVTLTESTQRLGSVFDDMLPSGARTLDTASTVTIGEQATPSLRAGKQALNLNVNAVDRFAQATGGVATIFARTGEDFVRITTSLRNKQNERVIGTLLDRKGKAYAALSQGKPFTGQAQLFGEQYMTHYQPLRNAAGEVIGALFVGRNYTQGLAALKAQVGTTKLGQDGYFVIVDLAPGEHQGQVIAAPPGTPATLAALVPAEQQALLQSVLDGKQPSANLQLRDAKGTSQAFEVTAQRYAPWQWAVIGTQPRSAIDGPLDELMGSMLLFSLVVLALCIAVVFVAARKMVTRPLLAVERVLGDVAAGRLDNPIEIDRHDELGRLLLSARTMRDDLRARLERDHLIASEALRVRTALDDVSTNVMIADADRRIIYVNRPLQRMLKSVQDELRRDLPHFDADALINASIDQFHRKPEHQARMLDQLTGTHTAQIHVGGRTMRLVVNPVLGAAGERMGFVVEWADRTQEVQVEEEVARIVRAAAAGDLSERVGTQGKQGFLLLLAEQLNVLLDNNADGLSRVSALLSSLSQGDLTARMHGDLQGVFATIRDDANATADQLAGIVRRIKDSSLAINSAASEIATGNSDLSRRTEQQAAALEETAASMEELTATVKQNADNADQANRLVLDAAGVAATGGDVVGRVVTTMADIDTSSKKIAEIISVIDGIAFQTNILALNAAVEAARAGEQGRGFAVVASEVRSLAQRSAGAAKEIKHLIEDSVARIGSGAALASEAGNTMQQVVGSVQRVTDIMGEITSASREQAAGITQVNQTVTQMDETTQQNAALVEEATAAARAMEDQAAQLVDAVAVFRLEQQDQLSTLLANARHAYH from the coding sequence ATGCATTCCTTCAACCGGCTTTCCGTTGGCACCCGGCTCTCCGCGCTGCTGACCCTGGTCATCGCCATTTCGCTGGGCCTGCTGGCCCTGACCATCTACCGCCAGTCCGCTGGCGATATCGAATCCCAGGTCAAGGCCGAACTGCGCTCCAGCACCCGGCTGATGCAGCAGTCGGTGGCGATGTACGACGTCACCCTGACCGAAAGCACCCAGCGCCTGGGCAGCGTGTTCGACGACATGCTCCCCAGCGGCGCACGCACGCTCGATACCGCCAGCACCGTCACCATCGGCGAGCAGGCCACCCCGTCCCTGCGCGCCGGCAAGCAGGCGCTCAACCTCAATGTCAACGCGGTGGACCGCTTTGCGCAGGCCACCGGCGGTGTCGCCACGATCTTCGCGCGCACCGGCGAGGACTTCGTGCGTATCACCACCTCGCTGCGTAACAAGCAGAACGAACGTGTGATCGGCACCCTGCTCGACCGCAAGGGCAAGGCCTACGCCGCGTTGTCGCAAGGCAAGCCTTTCACCGGCCAGGCGCAGCTGTTCGGCGAGCAGTACATGACCCACTACCAGCCGCTGCGCAATGCCGCCGGCGAGGTGATCGGCGCGCTGTTCGTCGGTCGCAACTACACCCAGGGCCTGGCCGCGCTCAAGGCGCAGGTCGGCACCACCAAGCTCGGCCAGGATGGCTACTTCGTCATCGTCGACCTGGCCCCGGGCGAGCATCAGGGCCAGGTCATCGCCGCCCCGCCGGGTACGCCGGCCACCCTGGCGGCACTGGTGCCGGCCGAGCAGCAGGCGCTGTTGCAATCGGTGCTGGACGGCAAGCAGCCCAGCGCCAACCTGCAGTTGCGCGACGCCAAGGGCACTAGCCAGGCGTTCGAAGTCACCGCGCAGCGCTACGCGCCGTGGCAGTGGGCGGTGATCGGCACCCAGCCGCGCAGCGCCATCGACGGCCCGCTGGATGAGCTGATGGGCAGCATGCTGCTGTTCTCGCTGGTGGTGCTGGCGCTGTGCATCGCGGTGGTCTTTGTGGCGGCACGCAAGATGGTCACCCGCCCGTTGCTGGCGGTGGAGCGCGTGCTCGGCGATGTCGCGGCCGGCCGCCTGGACAACCCGATCGAGATCGATCGGCACGACGAACTCGGCCGCCTGCTGCTCAGCGCACGCACCATGCGCGACGACCTGCGCGCACGTCTGGAACGCGATCACCTGATTGCCAGCGAAGCGCTACGCGTGCGTACCGCACTGGACGACGTCAGCACCAACGTGATGATCGCCGACGCCGATCGCCGCATCATCTACGTCAATCGCCCGCTGCAGCGCATGCTCAAGAGCGTGCAGGACGAACTGCGCCGCGACCTGCCCCACTTCGATGCCGATGCCTTGATCAATGCCAGCATCGACCAGTTCCATCGCAAGCCCGAACACCAGGCACGCATGCTCGATCAACTCACCGGCACGCATACCGCGCAGATCCATGTCGGTGGCCGCACCATGCGGCTGGTGGTCAACCCGGTGCTGGGCGCGGCCGGCGAACGCATGGGCTTTGTAGTCGAGTGGGCCGACCGCACCCAGGAAGTACAGGTCGAAGAAGAAGTCGCGCGTATCGTGCGGGCCGCCGCCGCTGGCGATCTGAGCGAGCGCGTCGGCACCCAGGGCAAGCAGGGCTTCTTGCTGCTGCTTGCAGAACAACTCAACGTACTGCTGGACAACAATGCAGATGGCCTGTCGCGCGTGTCCGCGCTGCTGTCGTCGCTGTCGCAAGGCGATCTGACCGCGCGCATGCACGGCGACCTGCAAGGCGTGTTCGCCACCATCCGCGACGACGCCAATGCCACCGCCGACCAGTTGGCCGGCATCGTGCGCCGGATCAAGGACTCCTCGCTGGCGATCAACTCGGCCGCCAGCGAAATCGCCACCGGCAACAGCGACCTGTCGCGTCGCACCGAGCAACAAGCCGCCGCGCTGGAAGAAACCGCCGCCTCGATGGAAGAGCTCACCGCCACCGTCAAGCAGAACGCCGACAACGCCGACCAGGCCAACCGCCTGGTGCTGGACGCAGCCGGAGTGGCGGCAACGGGCGGCGATGTGGTCGGCCGCGTGGTCACCACCATGGCCGACATCGACACCTCGTCCAAGAAGATCGCCGAGATCATCAGCGTCATCGACGGCATCGCCTTCCAGACCAACATCCTGGCCTTGAACGCCGCAGTGGAAGCCGCACGTGCCGGCGAACAAGGCCGCGGCTTCGCAGTGGTCGCCTCCGAGGTGCGCAGCCTCGCCCAGCGCTCGGCCGGCGCCGCCAAGGAGATCAAGCACCTGATCGAAGACTCGGTTGCACGCATCGGTAGCGGTGCCGCACTCGCCTCCGAGGCCGGCAACACCATGCAGCAGGTGGTGGGCTCGGTGCAGCGCGTCACCGACATCATGGGCGAGATCACCAGCGCCTCGCGCGAGCAGGCCGCCGGCATCACCCAGGTCAACCAGACCGTCACCCAGATGGACGAAACCACCCAGCAGAACGCCGCACTGGTGGAAGAAGCCACCGCGGCCGCACGCGCGATGGAAGACCAGGCCGCACAGCTGGTGGACGCGGTGGCGGTGTTCCGTCTGGAACAGCAGGACCAACTGAGCACCTTGCTGGCCAACGCACGCCACGCCTACCACTGA
- a CDS encoding methyl-accepting chemotaxis protein, which translates to MNSFLHRFNVGKRLSLAFGVLILLSCALVAAGLYTLSQARERLDTIVNRNMAMIQYATDMLDANATISLNLRNIVLPTTAEQNQQFAEGIDAQRIRYKELREKLYAFPADAHDQQLRNALDLTREQALSHNQQVRELGMAGKVDQAMPILLERAAPATQRWQDAIRTYSNAQRKSSQLAYDQANASMARGRSMLIGGGVAVVLLSALLAWMITRSLTGPLNRATRAAEAIADGKLDNAVHSEASDETGRLLQAMDKMQSQVRNLITAQLDMAKRHDSGQISFRMDAGAFPGDYGRMAGDTNALVDSHIQLTQRLAQIMGRYAIGDLSQDMDALPGEKAMLTDTMAQVKTNLASMNQQIKQLAQSAANGDFSARGDAAQFQFDFRVMVESLNQLMATADGSLQSLSGILRSIAAGDLTARMDGDFKGVFAQMRDDANATATQLAGIVGHIQHSATSINAAASEIAAGNQDLSQRTEQQAANLEETAASMEELTSTVKQNAESARQANQLAIGAASVASQGGAVVSKVVDTMSGIEASSKRIADIISVIDGISFQTNILALNAAVEAARAGDQGRGFAVVASEVRTLAQRSSAAAKEIKSLIDDSVQRVADGSQLVDQAGKTMAEIVASVQRVTNIMGEISAASQEQSAGIEQVNQTVTHMDEATQQNAALVEEATAAARAMEEQAQQLTEAVAVFKIVEQAPVARPPSSMVAAPVNARFAARPAVGAASIAPPRRSANGTATAASAPNDWQEF; encoded by the coding sequence ATGAATTCCTTCCTGCACCGCTTCAACGTCGGCAAGCGCCTCTCGCTGGCCTTTGGCGTCTTGATCCTTCTCTCGTGCGCGCTGGTGGCCGCCGGCCTGTATACGCTCAGCCAGGCACGTGAGCGCCTGGACACCATCGTCAACCGCAACATGGCGATGATCCAGTACGCCACCGACATGCTGGACGCCAATGCCACCATCTCGTTGAATCTGCGCAACATCGTGCTGCCCACCACCGCCGAGCAGAACCAGCAGTTCGCTGAAGGGATCGACGCCCAGCGCATCCGCTACAAGGAACTGCGCGAGAAGCTCTACGCGTTTCCTGCCGATGCGCACGACCAGCAACTGCGCAACGCGCTGGATCTGACCCGCGAGCAGGCGCTGTCGCACAACCAGCAGGTCCGCGAGCTGGGGATGGCCGGCAAGGTCGACCAGGCCATGCCGATCCTGCTCGAACGCGCCGCGCCGGCCACCCAGCGCTGGCAGGATGCGATTCGTACCTACTCCAACGCGCAGCGCAAGAGCAGCCAGCTGGCCTACGACCAGGCCAATGCCTCGATGGCACGTGGCCGCAGCATGCTGATCGGCGGCGGCGTTGCCGTGGTACTGCTGAGCGCCCTGCTGGCCTGGATGATCACCCGCAGCCTCACCGGCCCGTTGAACCGCGCCACCCGCGCTGCCGAGGCGATTGCAGACGGCAAGCTCGACAACGCAGTGCACAGCGAGGCCAGCGACGAAACCGGCCGTCTGTTGCAGGCGATGGACAAGATGCAATCGCAGGTGCGTAACCTGATCACCGCGCAGCTGGACATGGCCAAGCGCCACGACAGCGGCCAGATCAGCTTCCGCATGGATGCCGGCGCATTCCCGGGCGACTATGGCCGTATGGCCGGCGACACCAACGCGCTGGTCGACAGCCACATCCAGCTCACGCAGCGCCTGGCGCAGATCATGGGCCGCTATGCGATCGGCGACCTCAGCCAGGACATGGACGCGCTGCCCGGCGAAAAAGCCATGCTGACCGACACCATGGCGCAGGTGAAAACCAACCTGGCGTCGATGAATCAGCAGATCAAGCAGCTGGCGCAGTCCGCCGCCAACGGCGATTTCAGTGCACGCGGCGATGCGGCGCAGTTCCAGTTCGATTTCCGCGTGATGGTCGAGAGCCTCAATCAGTTGATGGCCACCGCCGATGGCAGCCTGCAGTCGCTATCGGGCATCTTGCGGTCCATCGCCGCAGGCGATCTGACCGCGCGCATGGACGGCGATTTCAAGGGCGTGTTCGCCCAGATGCGTGACGATGCCAATGCCACCGCCACCCAGCTGGCCGGCATCGTCGGGCACATCCAGCACTCGGCGACCTCGATCAATGCCGCCGCCAGCGAGATCGCGGCCGGCAATCAGGATCTGTCGCAGCGTACCGAACAGCAGGCGGCCAATCTGGAAGAAACCGCCGCCTCAATGGAAGAACTCACCTCCACCGTCAAGCAGAACGCCGAAAGCGCACGCCAGGCCAATCAGCTCGCCATCGGCGCCGCAAGCGTGGCCTCACAGGGCGGCGCCGTGGTCAGCAAGGTGGTCGACACCATGAGCGGCATCGAAGCCTCGTCCAAGCGCATCGCCGACATCATCAGCGTCATCGACGGCATCTCGTTCCAGACCAATATCCTGGCCTTGAACGCGGCGGTGGAAGCGGCGCGTGCCGGCGACCAGGGCCGTGGCTTTGCGGTGGTGGCATCGGAAGTGCGTACGCTGGCACAGCGTTCGTCCGCCGCGGCCAAGGAGATCAAGAGCCTGATCGACGACTCGGTGCAGCGTGTGGCCGACGGCTCGCAGCTGGTGGACCAGGCCGGCAAGACCATGGCCGAGATCGTCGCCAGCGTGCAGCGCGTCACCAACATCATGGGCGAGATTTCCGCCGCCTCGCAGGAGCAGTCGGCCGGCATCGAACAGGTCAACCAGACCGTCACCCACATGGACGAAGCCACCCAGCAGAACGCTGCCTTGGTGGAAGAAGCCACCGCCGCCGCACGCGCGATGGAAGAACAGGCCCAGCAGCTCACCGAAGCGGTGGCCGTGTTCAAGATCGTCGAGCAAGCCCCGGTGGCACGTCCGCCATCGTCGATGGTCGCGGCGCCGGTCAATGCACGCTTCGCTGCGCGCCCGGCCGTCGGTGCCGCCAGCATCGCCCCGCCACGTCGCAGCGCCAACGGCACCGCGACAGCAGCGTCAGCGCCGAACGACTGGCAGGAGTTCTAA